The DNA region ATGGCACAGGGTTCCCCGGCGGTCGGTATAAAATCCACGCCGGAACAGGCTCTGGCACCGATGGCCGTGATCGTCGCCGCTGTCGCGGGAATCAGGACGATGAGCTCGGACCACGGCGAACCTCGAATCGACACGAAGGGCAGGATGACGATTCCGAGGCCGGTCCGCGACCGCCTCAATCTCACGGCCGGTAATCAGGTCGACATCGAGGTCGGGACGGTCGTGATCAAACCATAGACCTCACATGGATTCCATCTACCGACAGACCGAGCGCAGCGACTACGGAACTAGCTAGTCCCTCCCTCGATCAGCCAATCAAGCAGTACCAGCAGCAGGCCAACGAGTCCAAGTACCACCAGAAGCCAGGCGATCGGGGATACGAAGAGCGCTTCGAGACTCCCCAGAATCAGCAACATGGCGAACACACCGACCCAGATGAGATGTTTGCTGTGTCCGTGGCGAGCTCCCAGCGAGATCTCGGGGAGATAGAATCCGAGTACGAGTGCCGGAACAATTAAAAACATGATGACGACAGCGGATTCGAGAGACATCCTCCCAACGGAAATCCAGGTGACGAATGCGACAAATTGGAGGGCTACGGCACTCAGGATGACCTTACCTTCGTCGTCAGCAGATCGTATGTCCTTCTCCTCCACCGCTCTAGTAGCATAGAAGAGATACAGAAGCGCCCCCGAGCCAGTCGTGTATACCATCGCAGAGAACGGGTGGTGATCGAAACTAGAACCAGACGCGGCGGTCAGGGACAAGAACAGTAACAGACTCATCGGAACGACGAGACCTCCCCTGGGTCGAGCGACAGGCGATGGCAAGTCCGCATCCTGCGTGTCCAGTGGAACAGTTCCTCTGTGTTCTCTTT from Haloarchaeobius amylolyticus includes:
- a CDS encoding AbrB/MazE/SpoVT family DNA-binding domain-containing protein, encoding MAVIVAAVAGIRTMSSDHGEPRIDTKGRMTIPRPVRDRLNLTAGNQVDIEVGTVVIKP